The Brasilonema sennae CENA114 genome includes a region encoding these proteins:
- a CDS encoding YciI family protein, translating into MPWFVKIEEGKVEKSTFDQYVSAHHAYVQELIAKGHKAKTGYWAQKGGGMMLFEAASMDEAQNIVALDPLIQNDCVNYQLYEWKIVVE; encoded by the coding sequence ATGCCCTGGTTTGTGAAGATAGAAGAAGGCAAAGTTGAGAAGTCCACGTTTGATCAATACGTAAGCGCTCATCATGCTTACGTACAGGAATTAATTGCCAAAGGACACAAAGCGAAAACTGGCTACTGGGCGCAAAAAGGTGGCGGTATGATGCTGTTTGAGGCAGCCTCAATGGATGAAGCACAAAATATCGTAGCTCTTGATCCATTGATACAAAACGATTGTGTTAATTATCAGCTTTACGAGTGGAAAATTGTAGTGGAATAA
- a CDS encoding phasin family protein, which yields MPGFGDVVKKAFYLGVGLASYAGEKAGGTITELRSQVQKLADEMVARGEMTTDEARRFVEDMMKQAQSVPASDTTAAKTSPSEPRRIEILEEDEEPTTVKVTQPTENVDKLRDQVRQMQEELRRLQRDK from the coding sequence ATGCCAGGTTTTGGAGATGTTGTAAAAAAAGCTTTTTACCTTGGTGTCGGGTTGGCTTCTTATGCGGGAGAGAAAGCAGGAGGGACAATAACCGAACTGCGATCGCAAGTCCAAAAGCTAGCAGATGAAATGGTTGCGCGGGGCGAAATGACAACAGACGAAGCCCGCCGGTTTGTAGAAGATATGATGAAGCAAGCCCAAAGCGTACCCGCATCTGATACAACAGCTGCTAAAACGTCTCCCTCTGAACCACGTCGGATTGAGATTTTAGAAGAAGACGAGGAGCCAACTACTGTAAAAGTAACTCAACCAACTGAGAATGTTGATAAGCTACGCGACCAAGTCAGACAAATGCAGGAAGAACTGCGTAGGTTACAACGCGATAAGTAG